From Passer domesticus isolate bPasDom1 chromosome 8, bPasDom1.hap1, whole genome shotgun sequence, a single genomic window includes:
- the DCLRE1A gene encoding DNA cross-link repair 1A protein isoform X2, producing the protein MKMTCSTAAKPSCSPSYAEETSGNENPSTEIKHTPNNDCASIVRSSPQMKSLNIISGSTSFFAGVEKPQQTLQLPQMADNHCKFEFFDFASSQESETGKHLCVEKDTSQPSLLQSGVDFNDYGISYSPLSTFEESEEEEKVKVSQNELFEVQNSEEDSNSVTFKTFDGLLLQRKPQYEHAKIENFITKKTLCGTENTLNHLDSQQGVVASGSSFACSYKEAEQPELISSAAKARATESEDAGACALGSAYGSFTGTSSLLDREDAGSLLIQKSNVLREPSDILAGTNKMTASAIDKTARQESLQTAVEKKGNLSTAAVCFPSPISSKSVPSLSLATMNTKSSPAKELKQMDIGVFFGLKPKAKEERKGEASLNEKKQIPGSVSPNGKRPRQQKRKAEGSVEDVEGVTESSGKNEAIADVRSGGQRRWRKKFKELPTAGEEPRKKQCPFYKKIPGTGFTVDAFQYGEIEGCTAYFLTHFHSDHYSGLTKNFRFPIYCNKITGNLVKSKLRVQEQYVHVLPMDTQCVVNGIKVLLLDANHCPGAAMILFYLPNGAVILHTGDFRADPSMERYPALMGQKVHTLYLDTTYCSPEYTFPAQQEVIQFAVNIAFETVTLNPRTLVVCGTYFIGKEKVFLAIAEVLGSKASMSRDKYKTLQCLESAAVNSLISVDWKGTLLHVLPMMQINFKGLQDHLNKFSENFDQILAFKPTGWTYSDSCLSLEDIKPQTRGKITIYGIPYSEHSSYLEMKRFVQWLKPQKIIPTVNVGDWRDRSLMEMHFRDWMTEGNRHK; encoded by the exons ATGAAGATGACATGTTCTACTGCTGCAaagcccagctgctccccaaGTTATGCAGAGGAAACCTCAGGGAATGAGAACCCCTCTACTGAAATAAAGCACACCCCAAACAATGACTGTGCATCAATAGTACGGAGTTCACCACAAATGAAGTCTCTAAATATAATTAGTGGAAGCACTTCCTTTTTTGCAGGTGTTGAAAAACCTCAGCAGACACTTCAGCTGCCACAGATGGCAGATAATCATtgtaaatttgaattttttgatTTTGCATCCTCTCAAGAAAGTGAAACAGGAAAACATCTGTGTGTGGAGAAAGATACAAGTCAGCCAAGTCTGCTACAGTCAGGAGTAGACTTCAATGACTATGGAATTTCTTACTCACCACTAAGTACATTTGAGGAAAgtgaagaggaggagaaagtaAAAGTATCACAGAATGAATTATTTGAAGTGCAGAACTCAGAAGAAGACTCCAATTCCGTGACATTTAAAACATTTGATGGACTTCTCTTACAGAGGAAGCCTCAGTATGAGCAtgcaaaaatagaaaatttcataactaaaaaaaccctctgTGGTACAGAAAATACACTGAACCATCTAGATTCTCAGCAAGGGGTGGTAGCCAGTGGATCTTCTTTTGCTTGTAGTTACAAGGAGGCTGAACAGCCAGAATTGATTTCCTCTGCTGCCAAAGCAAGAGCCACAGAGTCAGAAGATGCTGGTGCTTGTGCTCTGGGTTCTGCATATGGGAGTTTTACTGGGACATCATCACTGCTAGACAGAGAAGATGCTGGCTCTCTTCTGATACAGAAGAGTAATGTTTTGAGGGAGCCAAGTGACATTTTAGCTGGTACAAATAAAATGACTGCCAGTGCAATTGATAAAACAGCTCGCCAGGAGAGTTTGCAGACAGCAgtggagaaaaaaggaaatcttAGTACTGCTGCTGTGTGCTTTCCCAGCCCCATCTCTTCTAAATCAGTGCCATCTCTTTCATTAGCAACTATGAACACTAAATCCAGTCCTGCCAAAGAACTTAAACAAATGGACATTGGTGTTTTCTTTGGATTAAAACCCAAAGCAAAGGAGGAACGCAAAGGAGAGGCGTCTTTGAATGAGAAAAAGCAGATACCAGGTTCAGTATCTCCTAATGGAAAGAGGCCCAGACAGCAAAAAAGGAAGGCTGAGGGGTCTGTGGAAGATGTGGAAGGAGTTACAGAAAGTTCAGGTAAAAATGAAGCCATTGCAGATGTCCGTTCTGGTGGCCAACGAAGgtggagaaaaaaatttaaagaattaCCTACTGCCGGTGaagaaccaagaaaaaaacagtGCCCCTTCTACAAGAAAATACCAG GAACTGGTTTTACAGTTGATGCCTTCCAGTATGGAGAAATTGAAGGCTGCACAGCTTATTTCCTTACTCATTTTCACTCTGATCACTACAGTGGACTAACAAAAAACTTCAGGTTTCCAATCTACTGTAATAAG ATAACTGGCAATCTGGTGAAGAGCAAGCTCCGAGTCCAGGAGCAGTATGTCCACGTGCTGCCCATGGACACGCAGTGTGTGGTCAATGGGATCAAAGTGCTGTTGCTCGATGCCAATCA ttGTCCAGGGGCAGCAATGATCCTTTTCTACCTGCCAAATGGGGCTGTTATTCTGCACACAGGGGACTTCAGAGCAGACCCTTCCATGGAGCGCTACCCTGCTCTGATGGGCCAGAAAGTCCACACCCTTTACCTTGATACCAC ATACTGTAGCCCTGAGTACACTTTTCCTGCACAACAAGAGGTTATCCAGTTTGCTGTCAACATTGCCTTTGAGACAGTGACTTTAAACCCACGAACTCTGGTTGTCTGTGGCACTTACTtcattggaaaagaaaaagttttcttAG CAATTGCTGAAGTTCTGGGCTCAAAAGCAAGTATGTCCCGTGACAAATACAAAACCCTGCAGTGCTTGGAGTCAGCAGCTGTCAATTCCCTCATCAGTGTGGACTGGAAGGGTACTTTGCTTCATGTTCTTCCCATGatgcaaattaattttaag ggcTTGCAAGATCACTTGAATAAATTTTCTGAGAATTTTGATCAAATTCTGGCTTTCAAACCTACGGGGTGGACCTACTCTGATTCATGCCTTTCTCTGGAGGATATCAAGCCTCAGACAAGAGGAAAAATCACTATATATG ggATTCCTTACAGTGAACACAGCAGTTACCTGGAAATGAAGCGTTTTGTTCAGTGGTTGAAGCCACAGAAAATCATCCCCACTGTCAATGTTGGTGACTGGAGAGACAGAAGCTTGATGGAAATGCATTTTAGAGACTGGATGACCGAGGGCAATAGGCATAAATAA
- the DCLRE1A gene encoding DNA cross-link repair 1A protein isoform X1: MSEDALLEEDIWEYKSIRKRKHQSNSQSISTPVQEVSVGKGRPKRKRNGKKKSTEKTGTPQKTKQSSRAGEDVDECKEDSSVHSQDSVGSLAEQSSQSAKPVHDGFCPSCQMPFSLLLVQTPQWHVYECLETPGPVEKECPDGLQCTSTIPSHYKRYSHFLLAANRAGEYLVNPLATTVEMKMTCSTAAKPSCSPSYAEETSGNENPSTEIKHTPNNDCASIVRSSPQMKSLNIISGSTSFFAGVEKPQQTLQLPQMADNHCKFEFFDFASSQESETGKHLCVEKDTSQPSLLQSGVDFNDYGISYSPLSTFEESEEEEKVKVSQNELFEVQNSEEDSNSVTFKTFDGLLLQRKPQYEHAKIENFITKKTLCGTENTLNHLDSQQGVVASGSSFACSYKEAEQPELISSAAKARATESEDAGACALGSAYGSFTGTSSLLDREDAGSLLIQKSNVLREPSDILAGTNKMTASAIDKTARQESLQTAVEKKGNLSTAAVCFPSPISSKSVPSLSLATMNTKSSPAKELKQMDIGVFFGLKPKAKEERKGEASLNEKKQIPGSVSPNGKRPRQQKRKAEGSVEDVEGVTESSGKNEAIADVRSGGQRRWRKKFKELPTAGEEPRKKQCPFYKKIPGTGFTVDAFQYGEIEGCTAYFLTHFHSDHYSGLTKNFRFPIYCNKITGNLVKSKLRVQEQYVHVLPMDTQCVVNGIKVLLLDANHCPGAAMILFYLPNGAVILHTGDFRADPSMERYPALMGQKVHTLYLDTTYCSPEYTFPAQQEVIQFAVNIAFETVTLNPRTLVVCGTYFIGKEKVFLAIAEVLGSKASMSRDKYKTLQCLESAAVNSLISVDWKGTLLHVLPMMQINFKGLQDHLNKFSENFDQILAFKPTGWTYSDSCLSLEDIKPQTRGKITIYGIPYSEHSSYLEMKRFVQWLKPQKIIPTVNVGDWRDRSLMEMHFRDWMTEGNRHK, from the exons ATGTCTGAAGATGCTTTATTGGAAGAGGACATTTGGGAGTATAAATCCATTAGGAAGCGAAAGCATCAGAGTAACTCACAGAGCATCTCCACTCCTGTGCAGGAAGTAAGTGTTGGCAAAGGCAGgccaaaaagaaagagaaatgggaaaaagaaatccacaGAAAAAACTGGTACACCTCAGAAAACCAAGCAGAGCTCACGGGCAGGTGAGGATGTGGATGAATGTAAAGAAGACAGTAGTGTGCACTCCCAGGACAGCGTGGGCAGCCTGGCAGAACAGAGCTCACAAAGTGCAAAGCCCGTTCACGATGGATTCTGTCCCAGCTGCCAGATGCCCTTCTCTTTGCTGTTGGTCCAGACACCTCAGTGGCACGTCTATGAATGTTTGGAAACTCCAGGACCCGTTGAAAAAG AGTGTCCTGATGGTCTGCAGTGCACCTCCACCATTCCATCTCACTACAAGCGCTACAGCCATTTTCTGCTTGCAGCAAACAGGGCAGGGGAATATCTTGTAAACCCTCTGGCAACCACTGTGGAGATGAAGATGACATGTTCTACTGCTGCAaagcccagctgctccccaaGTTATGCAGAGGAAACCTCAGGGAATGAGAACCCCTCTACTGAAATAAAGCACACCCCAAACAATGACTGTGCATCAATAGTACGGAGTTCACCACAAATGAAGTCTCTAAATATAATTAGTGGAAGCACTTCCTTTTTTGCAGGTGTTGAAAAACCTCAGCAGACACTTCAGCTGCCACAGATGGCAGATAATCATtgtaaatttgaattttttgatTTTGCATCCTCTCAAGAAAGTGAAACAGGAAAACATCTGTGTGTGGAGAAAGATACAAGTCAGCCAAGTCTGCTACAGTCAGGAGTAGACTTCAATGACTATGGAATTTCTTACTCACCACTAAGTACATTTGAGGAAAgtgaagaggaggagaaagtaAAAGTATCACAGAATGAATTATTTGAAGTGCAGAACTCAGAAGAAGACTCCAATTCCGTGACATTTAAAACATTTGATGGACTTCTCTTACAGAGGAAGCCTCAGTATGAGCAtgcaaaaatagaaaatttcataactaaaaaaaccctctgTGGTACAGAAAATACACTGAACCATCTAGATTCTCAGCAAGGGGTGGTAGCCAGTGGATCTTCTTTTGCTTGTAGTTACAAGGAGGCTGAACAGCCAGAATTGATTTCCTCTGCTGCCAAAGCAAGAGCCACAGAGTCAGAAGATGCTGGTGCTTGTGCTCTGGGTTCTGCATATGGGAGTTTTACTGGGACATCATCACTGCTAGACAGAGAAGATGCTGGCTCTCTTCTGATACAGAAGAGTAATGTTTTGAGGGAGCCAAGTGACATTTTAGCTGGTACAAATAAAATGACTGCCAGTGCAATTGATAAAACAGCTCGCCAGGAGAGTTTGCAGACAGCAgtggagaaaaaaggaaatcttAGTACTGCTGCTGTGTGCTTTCCCAGCCCCATCTCTTCTAAATCAGTGCCATCTCTTTCATTAGCAACTATGAACACTAAATCCAGTCCTGCCAAAGAACTTAAACAAATGGACATTGGTGTTTTCTTTGGATTAAAACCCAAAGCAAAGGAGGAACGCAAAGGAGAGGCGTCTTTGAATGAGAAAAAGCAGATACCAGGTTCAGTATCTCCTAATGGAAAGAGGCCCAGACAGCAAAAAAGGAAGGCTGAGGGGTCTGTGGAAGATGTGGAAGGAGTTACAGAAAGTTCAGGTAAAAATGAAGCCATTGCAGATGTCCGTTCTGGTGGCCAACGAAGgtggagaaaaaaatttaaagaattaCCTACTGCCGGTGaagaaccaagaaaaaaacagtGCCCCTTCTACAAGAAAATACCAG GAACTGGTTTTACAGTTGATGCCTTCCAGTATGGAGAAATTGAAGGCTGCACAGCTTATTTCCTTACTCATTTTCACTCTGATCACTACAGTGGACTAACAAAAAACTTCAGGTTTCCAATCTACTGTAATAAG ATAACTGGCAATCTGGTGAAGAGCAAGCTCCGAGTCCAGGAGCAGTATGTCCACGTGCTGCCCATGGACACGCAGTGTGTGGTCAATGGGATCAAAGTGCTGTTGCTCGATGCCAATCA ttGTCCAGGGGCAGCAATGATCCTTTTCTACCTGCCAAATGGGGCTGTTATTCTGCACACAGGGGACTTCAGAGCAGACCCTTCCATGGAGCGCTACCCTGCTCTGATGGGCCAGAAAGTCCACACCCTTTACCTTGATACCAC ATACTGTAGCCCTGAGTACACTTTTCCTGCACAACAAGAGGTTATCCAGTTTGCTGTCAACATTGCCTTTGAGACAGTGACTTTAAACCCACGAACTCTGGTTGTCTGTGGCACTTACTtcattggaaaagaaaaagttttcttAG CAATTGCTGAAGTTCTGGGCTCAAAAGCAAGTATGTCCCGTGACAAATACAAAACCCTGCAGTGCTTGGAGTCAGCAGCTGTCAATTCCCTCATCAGTGTGGACTGGAAGGGTACTTTGCTTCATGTTCTTCCCATGatgcaaattaattttaag ggcTTGCAAGATCACTTGAATAAATTTTCTGAGAATTTTGATCAAATTCTGGCTTTCAAACCTACGGGGTGGACCTACTCTGATTCATGCCTTTCTCTGGAGGATATCAAGCCTCAGACAAGAGGAAAAATCACTATATATG ggATTCCTTACAGTGAACACAGCAGTTACCTGGAAATGAAGCGTTTTGTTCAGTGGTTGAAGCCACAGAAAATCATCCCCACTGTCAATGTTGGTGACTGGAGAGACAGAAGCTTGATGGAAATGCATTTTAGAGACTGGATGACCGAGGGCAATAGGCATAAATAA